The nucleotide window tagcatttcaaatacagcacccacactgctgaaaccaagtgtttttcacaccagacaggcccccaaatctcatacaaccttactgtggctgtggctcctttctttattttgtaatgagtttctgaagataacactacaggtaatacactgggacgggtgggtagtcttcatggctcaatagcatttcaaatacagtacccactctgctgaaaataagcgttttacacaccagacaggcccccaaacctcgtacaaccttactgtggctgtggctcctttctttattttgtaatgagtttctgaagataacactacaggtaatacactgggacgggtgggtcgtcttcatggctcaatagcatttcaaatacagcacccacactgctgaaaccaagtgtttttcacaccagacaggcccccaaacctcatacaaccttactgtggctgtggcccctttctttattttgtaatgattttctgaagatagcactacaggtaatacactgggataggtgggtcgtcttcatggctcaatagcatttcaaatacagcacccacactgctgaaaccaagtgttttacacaccagacagcccccagaaCCTTATAAACCTTTctatgtgtcagtgttctgtgtaaaaaatcggtttgaacatcgtgggagctgtttttaataagctgctgagtaaagaatattttaatcttcctgctgtcagtagtattttcaatatagtttttgaaaatttcaattacaaatttcaattacaaaaagcgctacaggcgtgccaaaatcgttttcgaacttcaagctaactttaccccggtcacAGTTTGGTGGTTTATGTGTCTTACTTCTGTAGCAGTTTAGTGGGACATCAATTTGGCAATGCGCTCGTTTCTCtttgtgctgtgcctgtgcgcaggggccgggctccccgcactgatctccgccgggccggctggctgggactctcgggAATTAGCTCTCCAGGCCGACCTCCCTGCTCCTGAAGACGCAGCCCAGTCGGAGGATTTGAACCTGGCAGATGCGCCCTCAGAAGACATGTCTGCAATCGAGAACGACTCGCAGACCTTGGCTCCCGACTTTCGCCGCCTTCCCGTGTCCAGAGACGCGTACTCGCCCTACTTcgacaaggagaagatgaagcccgaagccggcagccgccccttacccgcctacatcaagagcgtcctgtttcctccccagggagggcggcagccggctcgcccggccatcgggggcacccgaggagtggccgtgtggtgcgactccagcaggatgtacgtgagggtcagtcggctcctgttcggcttcagctgtcggccatcggaggtgaccttgggcaactgcagcgtcagccgaaccacacgcagttacttctacttcatctacgGGCTTCACGAGTGCGGCACCGAGCGATCGGTAAGCGGCTCTTCATCTACAGGCAGTGTATCGATGTGAGCTGTAGGGCCAGTATCGGGGTTGCCTTTCCTGGGAATatcccttcctctgtgaccctgcaggttgtccagggccgcctggtgtactccaacactctccgctatgccccgccctcctccagtgcacctgtgcatcgcttcattcccttctctgtgccggtcaagtgctcctacaacaggtaggcagggctctgctgctgctgagaagccgctgggaaagtgtccagaagcccctcatcccctctgtcctgcaggttccactactcctacaaggttggctatgtccccacgtgggccaggagaaggaccttcttcaaggacctgaagaacaaacacagctttgtgctgctcaccaccaactgtaagctccttgagcgagtggctcctcctgcctgcagggggtgctgtgtgcaggtgtgatgctgcctctctctctctccagcccactgggtccggctctctcctaaggatgagtacttcctgggtcagcccatgtacttccaggccactgcctactttgccacagcggagcagaggctgtacatccactcgtgttacgtaacggagaaaccagaccagcactcccagccccgtttccccgtgatcgacaacttggggtacggccccttctgggaggggaggtgggcaggagccctgagagcctgcaggggttcatccttgtccttgtccccaggtgcatggtggacagcaaggcagatggctgcctgtccaggtttgtcccctccaagcagaaggatgtgctccacttcacaattgatgccttcctcttccagaagaagctgtccaggaaggtactGCTCTCAATGGCTGCTCCGCCTTCTCGCTCTACTGATCCATTGTCTGCTTTTTcatccatgatctagatgtgaaccagactgtggcagctgtagtgcctaTAGCTGCCAGCTTGCTttcactgatggcagaaggtctttctctgtccctctattggccttgatcccttaatgctgtgaccttccctcttgcagcatgaagtgactgagctgtacatgcactgtgtcatggctgtggctcctgctaaagcaacaccaggggccaagtcctgcacctacaacagggaggctaagaggtacttctgcaaggagcctgctgagggtgctctgggacatgccaggtggaggcctcacctgtcctcctctcctccaggtgggaggagctgtatggtgaccatgaggtctgtgcctgctgtgagtccaggtgtgctggcagtcggaatgaaggtgggtctggttctctttccCTTGTGGATGCATCTCTGCCCAAGAGACAACCATGCTTGGACAACTGAGGAATGATAACGTGCTGGACAAAGGGACTGTTTAGATGAGTAGACTGTGGGTCTCTGGGTATAGCGGATCCCTCACTCCTGGGTGCTGCTTGTCCACAggtaccaggagcctggtgaccagtagtcgggtggctgtggcaccagtagaagctcctctggatgtgggagctgact belongs to Lepisosteus oculatus isolate fLepOcu1 chromosome 14, fLepOcu1.hap2, whole genome shotgun sequence and includes:
- the LOC138243347 gene encoding zona pellucida sperm-binding protein 3-like; the encoded protein is MYFQATAYFATAEQRLYIHSCYVTEKPDQHSQPRFPVIDNLGCMVDSKADGCLSRFVPSKQKDVLHFTIDAFLFQKKLSRKHEVTELYMHCVMAVAPAKATPGAKSCTYNREAKRWEELYGDHEVCACCESRCAGSRNEGTRSLVTSSRVAVAPVEAPLDVGADWTEDEEGDPQSCSEDAESTSEDVEGAEDFGDVGQWTGA